The Gossypium arboreum isolate Shixiya-1 chromosome 2, ASM2569848v2, whole genome shotgun sequence region TTTGCTCAAAAAAGAGATCTCTTTTATTGGTTTCACTAAATCTGCTGTTTTGTTTTCTGGGAAAAGTTTCTTACTTTCTGGCATAGTAAAGAAGAGATGAAGGTGCAGATAATGTCTTGTGTTGTTCCCTAAACCATGTTTTGAGCATCCTTCCATCAATCTAAATTCCACATAGAAACCCATAAAAAGGATCTCTAATCAGTAAAATGagtttaatttacaatttaaaatCTTGGGTCTGAATCTGATAGTAATTAAAGACCTGACCTGCCAACAACATAAAATAAGCAAAAATGGCGAACTTGGAGATCAACAACGAAGAGATTCGTGTTCGAAACACCATATTCGATACTTTGCTATTGGATCCCTTACTCTGCAATCTGCATCATCTTCTTGAATGAAAAAAACAGATTCAACAATAATCCAAGTCCGAGTATTGAGTTTTTTTTCCAATGATCCGAGTTTCGTACAGTGTTTCAGGGATTCCCCAAAAGATGACTTGTCACTGTTGAAAGCAATTTTCCGAGGATGTCGGTCTTGTCTTTTGAGTTTTGGGGTTTTCAGTGCAACGCTCTGCAACTGCAAAGCATCAAATTTTTTGGGTTTAAgggattaatttaaaaatttttaagttttttaggGACTAAAAGAAGAATttgtcattttataattttttaaagtggATATTAAGTAAAAAAATGCTGACATGGCAAGTTCAGCAAGCAAGCAATTAACGAGATAGCGATTGAGTGATCATTTTGAATAATCTTTTAACGAGATAATTTactcaatttttaaataataatcttTCAAAACAAGCAAAACCCTAGAAAGAAAATTCCTAAAAAACTAGAGAGGGAAATAAATATCttaaaaaaaagtttgaaaaaaaatCCAAAAGTATAATAATTTAACCTCGAAAGTACCATCCTTAAACTTAAATAATTTGAATCCGAAATAACCCAAACTTAAAACAACCTAAATTCAAAAAGGTAAACTATACTTAAGGTCACTAAACTTTTAATAAGTTTATGTTTTAATCATTCAACTTCAGAAAGTCACAAAATGGTCAttctatttgaaaattttattttgagtcACTAAGCTATTAAAATCCTTATTGTATGACTTTCTTTAATCGCATTTCCTGCACCACTTCTATcctactgttttttttttttcttaaacaaCTTTAAACGTTATAAATCTACAAATAAAAATCCCAACAGCTTTTGTCTCTAGTTTTCAGCATCAACCGCCAGATCAACTTGAATAAAAAATATGTTCTTCTATTCATCAATGGGTATTGATCTACCATATTGATCTTATCCTCGAATTGTCACTTGAAGCTTATTaactaaatttaaaaaagaaaattaacaACCTAAtagcttaaataaaaacttttgaatactTCAACAATACTATCTGTTTTTTTAAATAGTAAGTTTGTTAGTCAATCCATTGGGAGGAATAAGCAAGGATGCTTCTTAATCATCTTTTTGACTTTAGAGATAAAAAAGAAGATTGATGATGGTGTTTTTACATGTTTAGAGAAAAAAGAGAGAGCATGATCTTTAACTCTCTTGATTGAAAATGTTGTTGGGTTATCCTTGTGATAATGAATGATTAAACCTTGTTAAAGTGGAAAATAATCATTGCTTTGTtttattctttttgtttttctttattttatgaatttcatcctttacttttatgaatatcaaattttagtttttgaattttatgataaTTGAAAAGTTTGTCTAATTTTtagtaaatatataaaattaaatttgttgatataaattgttgaattattaattttaaaacatttgtaTTATATAGCGGTTTTGAGCATTCATCCGGTTACAATTGAACCTTAAGGAACATTTAAAAATGAAGGTTGTCACCGTGATTAGGAATGATTGTGTTGAATCATCTGAATTCGTGAATTTGCTTAAAAATTCGAATCTATTTATCACccgtaaattatttaaatattactaTCTAAATTAGTATATGAATTAAATATTATCATACATCTAAAAAATccgattttaaaattttcaatcttTTCCAAATATTCAAATCTGCAAAAATTTGAATTCAAACTCACTAAATTCTTCATATAAATTCTATAACCATCCTAATAATTATTGCATATTCGAATAATGACTCAATATCCAATTTGAATATAATTTGAATATAGTGTAATTCAATTAGTATCGATATTATTGTTAATGCAGAAGGATGTGGGTTCGTATGCGTTGAAACGCATTATCCTCATATAGGATTGGGGGACTATAGGCACTTTCAGACATTGtatcaaaaagaacaaatattTTACGAAAAACAAATTAAAGAAATTATTAAATTCCATAAAATTAGCAGTAAAATGAtgcgggaagctaacatgagaccCATACCAAATTATTACACGTATAATCCATTTCATAAAACTAACAACATTATATGAATGTTCAAATGCAAAATTAAACAACATACATATGAATCTCAAATTCAGTACAACCTTTTTGGAACAGGATGTGCATGGTTACCCCTGCATTTCCCCGATCCACCTCTCCGGCCACTGCCGACGCCGCCACTCATCGTGTCGAACATTAACCGTCCATTCGACTCCACACCAAACCTGCTCGAATTCCGCAAACTTACACTGCTACTACTTCTCATAAGCTTCGGATTAAAACCCAATCTCGGCTCCGACACCGATTCCGAATACGAATACGATCTTTCGACACCACTAGCTCTACTATACTTATCTTCATCTTCATTTTTGTTAACACTCTTCCTATGAATGAACCCCAAAATGTTCCAAGCTTTAGTACTCCATTTCTTTGATTTTTTAGTACGATCCCCGTTCATGATAATGGAAGCATTGTCTTTAAAACTGCTAATCTCGAACGTTTCCGAGTTTGAGTTGGAGTTCGAATCGACAATGGCCGGAGAAACCTTAGCGGTGGAAATTGATTTCAATTCATCAATCTCAGCTACAACAGCTGCAGCTGTTTTTCTTATAGAATTGGATCTATCAAGACTTTTTcttcttctagaatctgaataatAATCCCTTGTTTGAGCTGATCCACCCGGTAAAGACTCACCATTAATGGAATCCATTGCTAATGGATGATCTTCAACCATTGTGGCTATGGGTACTTTTGGGAATGGTGTTGTTGTTCTTCCCATTAAATACCCATCCCAAGAAGCTCTTGGTTCATCAAATGAAAACCTTGAATCATCAAATGAAAACCTTGGTGGAGCTATATCACAAGATCTTCTTCCTAATGGGTTCTCTAATGGCAATCTAACTGACCCATTATCACCATTTTTGGGCTTTTTAAGCTTTTGTTTTTGTCTCCATTGTTGAAGTTTCTTGCTGAAAACTGAAGCAGTTGACCAGAAAGTAGTTTTCTTCTTTGTTTGTGAATCAAGATCCATATGATCTTTCATGGCTTTCAACTGTTCTTCTTCTTCAACGATCTGTACGTCGTCGTTTTCAGTAGaagttttaatggaagatgaaccTAAATCACTTATTTCTTGAGAAAACAGTGAGCAGGATTTCCTTTGAGGTTCAAATCCCAAGTTGGTACCTTCGTTTTTTGACGCCGAGAACGACTTTGTACGGCGGAGCTCAGGGAGAAAACTGGGTCGGGTACCGTTTCCACCGGGAGGTTTGAAAATGGCTTTAAATGCGGCGGCGGTGGTGCTGCTGGGGGCAATGGGTGGTTTCCCAGAAGAAGAAGAAGTGGAAGCTGGTTGAAGAAAAGCGAGACGTTCGCAAAGGCATGAGGGACAAAAGGTGGTGAAACTCTCTTCAGGGTGGCGGTCACAGGGACGGTGAGGCGGTGGCTGTGGCTGTGATAATGGTGGATCGGCGGTGGGATTCATAAGCAAATGTAGGGATATGAAATGAGCATTTGGCTCATATTGTTTTAGCTTCACACAAAGGGAAAGAATATGAAACAATATGAGTGAAAAAGTGAAGCTTTTTTCATGGGAATCATGAGAGAGAGAATGATAAATTCATATATGgaaaaaaaatttctaaattcattaaactattaataaatttacatttattaaattttaaaaaattataaaatagtcactaaattatttaaaaatttttatttaagtcattgggttATCAAGTTTTTATTTAAACAACGGTTCATAtggttaaatttaaaaaattacgaaataatcactaaattatctgaaagttttatttaagtcattgggttATCAAGTTTTTATTTAAGCAACGGTTCATAtggttaaatttaaaaaattacgaaataatcactaaattatctgaaagtttttatttaagtcattgggttATCAAGTTTTTATTTAAGCAACGGTTCATATGGTGGGCCAATACCCATCAACGAGTAGAAGAACATATTTTAAACCTAAATAGATCAGACAGTCATTATTGAAGATCAGAGAAGAAagttattttgattttgattcgcATATTCATGACATTTAAAGCTGTTTCATGAAAAAACCGAATTGTAGAAGAGAAAAGGAAGGAGAGCTTTCAATTGGTTGAGGCAATGGAAACAGAGAACGCCATACAATATCAAATTTAACAGCTCAATGACTtgatgaaaacttttaaatagttcaatgaccattttgtaattttttaaaatagagTCACCTTGAGTGTAGTCTAgcctattttaaataattttgtaaagaaaaaagaagagaaaatctTGGCGTAAGATCGACAGTGACCCACCCAAACACTCCTTagtactcattttctttttctttttctttctgtcTTTGCTTTGgtcctttattttttctttctgtCTTTGCTTTgcatttcttttcattttgtttttcctttttgaGCTTTGCTTTGCTATGCTTTTCACCATTTTGTGTCAAGtgtttgatttatatatatatatattatgtttgtgatattttaaattgtatttttGTTGTTAAAAACTGACGTGattaatgaaataattaaatagtTACACGTGACGTGTCATATGTATTTCATTTTGACGTACAATgaccaatttttaatagtaaagattaatgaaatttttaacagaatgacTAATTTGTTTCTTGATTTAACGTACATAGATTAATCTGTCCATTTTATGAGCAAATGTGATAAAATACAATACAACTCCTAATACAAAAGCTTTCAtgatacttttatattttttatgtcaTATTAGTAGTGCGGTTTAAATCATAACATATTTCAGATATTTTAATTGTAAATTTTAAgacattaataatttattttatgtagattttaatatatttctatattttaataatttcattttaattttcataatgcGACATGTTTTGCTAATTTCCTATTTCTTGTCGTAATTAAGTTTCTAAAcgacttattttaaaattgaattattatactTGTTGTTGAAAATTATTTGATACgttttttgtgaaaattttaggCTTTACAAGCATGATTCAAAGGACGAAACATATTTATAgtaaaaaagtaataaaaataggATACATGGCGCTACTTGAATTATTCTCGTGGAATTAAAATTTTCTCGAACAACGTATCAAATACTACCCTTACTTGacatacataatataaatattgtATTTAAACGTAGAAGAATTTAAAACCCTGTGTTGTTTTTTTAATACAATGCCTACTTCTATCTATTTCTTAAATtcttaaactaaaaaaaaaatacgCACTTAAGCGCactcaaaattacacttttcttATGATTACAATAACAACGATATTAACTAAGCTAAAACTTAACCCGAGTTTTTGGGTCCTAATACATCTTTGTCATTAAGCACCAGACAGACAGACAATTCAAAGGACCAAAACCAGGTTAAATTACAGCAAACAGAACTCACTTTGGTCTTTTTATGAGACCAATTTAAAAGTAACACTCTTTGTctttgtttttaataaaaatcaaaCCTTAGATAAGGCTTCTTCTTTTTTATTCTCTCAAGCTTAAGttacactttttcttttcttgaaaatcacatttagcatttgtatttgatttttttaattaaaatatagttgatattttttttgaataatctcattataagtttTGATCATATCTGTTCTTTGTGACACAATGCCTAGTACTACTACTCATAACCCctcccaacccataaataggaggataatacgttTCAACATACTCGAACTCATGTCCtcctatattaataataatattcatgCTAATCGAATTAATACTCAatcaaaaaatataataaaattttaaaataactcATAAAATATATGTTTTCTGAGATTATTTTTTAAGGATATTTCGACACTTATAAATACCAAAGTCTCGTAAgtctaataatatatattatttcgaTTTATCAACTTAATCCTTGTGAATGGATCAATTATTTCGATTGAAATTGACATTGTGTTTCTAATAAGGTATCCTTTTAAATAACGTTTAGGAATGAAATCAGTCATAAAAAAACAAGATTATTGGGACTGATCGAAGATATTAATATGACATATGGTTTAAAAAATAGATTTGCAAGAGTATCAGTATTATGTGATGGATCTTAGTGATGATGAAGATGTCAAGGTGATGGTTTACCAAAAAAGTGGCGATCTTGTAGTTGAGTCGTTAATGGAGCTTAAACGATggataaatatttttttcaattattCAAGTGTGTTGATGGTCTTGATGACAACATATAATCTAGATATTCGCTGCATGAGAGATGAAAAGCATGAATCTCGAGTTTATTAAAAAAGATCATTTAAAGATAaattatttttagggtttttaaacCTTTGGGTCAACTTATAATTTAAGCCTGTTTATTTCGATTATGCAaattcaaattatatttttatctttGAATTAAATTTACAGAATgatcaatttactttttaatctaacttacaaaaaataatttatctatttttatgtaaaaataataatgcaatacgATTCCGAGtacatatttttaccataaaaagtTAACCCAACAACTTTTTTGGTCAAATGGAATTAGAGATCATGCTTTCTTCTTTCCTCTAAACATGTAAAAGCACCATTTTCAACAagcttttttcctttctttttggcCTCTAAAGTCAAAAGATAAATGAGAAACATGGCAACATGTTCCTTCATAGAGAGGCTAAAAGATAGAAACGAAAGAGTGAATGAAGCTCAAAACCCGATGGCTTGACTACAACAAACCTGCAATACTACAACCAAAATAATTTATGATCATTTGAGACCTTATTTGTCAACGTTCCAGCATTGCTAGCTGCCTCTTTAAAGACCAGACCTCCCCTTTTTTTtcccttgttttttttttgtattatacCCATAATTTGGGTGGTGGGTTAGAAGGTAAGTTGGATCAAATCgagtaaaattattttgaattagttgagttaatgaattttattttattatcttaatttATTTTAGGGGTGTAGCTAGAGGGACTGGCAGGAGTTTCGATCCccttaaaaaaagaaaatttttcatttaggcgttttaaaatttttaaaatttaaattagtaaaagtaaaattatattttatccacttaaaaatgataaaaatttgatttaattatttaaaattataaagatataagctattaaaatagttaaattgtatttttactatcgtaaaaattataatttaattttggccCCTAACCTAACAAACTTTCGCTTACTTCCGATTCATTTTAGTTAAATTCTAATTTTCAAATGTAACAGTACTAACCTTCTAATTATTTAGTTAAATTCGGTAAAAATACCAATGAAGCCCCTATACTTAGGGGCGATTGTATTCGATTCctctattaaaaaataaaaaaattagtctttatatatttgaaacatgcaaattagtttttctattaaattattttgttaaattatgATGTGaaacattaatttaaataattagttacAAATTTGGTTCTTGAAATATaactaaaatatcattttattttttaaaaaaattagcaataattctaaaaattataaaaatcttaaaataaatataaatgattaaaattatattaaaaatattaaatcaaaaGCATCTCAGTTACGTGCGCCTTACGTAGTGGCTCTACAATATTTATAAGGGCATCTATTGTAAACGTAGTATTTCCGTGGTGACTAAAATTACATATTAGCCCTTTACATTCATGACCCATAAAAAAATTAACACACGAGCCTTCACTGTGTAAGACTCTACCTGCTCCCAAATCTAATAGCTTTCTTTACTCTTACGTTATGAACCCATGTTTATGGTGTCATCCATAATTCTTTGATTTTTTCAACTCATGGAAACTGTGTTAGTGTGAAATTTGACTTTATAAGTCTTTAACTTAAGCCACAAGAAAACTCCTTATTTCTTCTGTCGTACATCTTCCAAACACGTTTTCCAATCACTAATTTTCATAGACAAGACTTGGAAGACTTACTTTTCTGGCTTTGGTCTGATGGGAACATATGTTGGCCAAATTGAAAGTTCTTCTCTTTTCCTTCCCCTCTAGTTTGTGTTAGGTTTAAATAGTTAATGCAGCCCCATTTTCTCCATTCAATTCACTCCTTGCTATTTGTTTCTTGCTTTTGCACCCTAAATTTGACCTCCATGGAAATGGCTCCAAACACAAGACTTGTGCTCCATGCTTTCTCATGGTCATTGCTAGCTGCTATAAGTATCTGCTCTCAAAAAGATATCGCCTGCTTGAAATCAATAAGAGCTTCCCTGGATGACCCTCATGACTACTTCAAATCTTCATGGAACTTCAACAACACAACAAAAGTTTCCGTTTGTAACTTTGTGGGGATCGAGTGCTGGCACGCTGACGACAATGAAGTGCTAAACATTCGTCTAACCAACATGGGGT contains the following coding sequences:
- the LOC108466566 gene encoding protein OCTOPUS-like, which codes for MNPTADPPLSQPQPPPHRPCDRHPEESFTTFCPSCLCERLAFLQPASTSSSSGKPPIAPSSTTAAAFKAIFKPPGGNGTRPSFLPELRRTKSFSASKNEGTNLGFEPQRKSCSLFSQEISDLGSSSIKTSTENDDVQIVEEEEQLKAMKDHMDLDSQTKKKTTFWSTASVFSKKLQQWRQKQKLKKPKNGDNGSVRLPLENPLGRRSCDIAPPRFSFDDSRFSFDEPRASWDGYLMGRTTTPFPKVPIATMVEDHPLAMDSINGESLPGGSAQTRDYYSDSRRRKSLDRSNSIRKTAAAVVAEIDELKSISTAKVSPAIVDSNSNSNSETFEISSFKDNASIIMNGDRTKKSKKWSTKAWNILGFIHRKSVNKNEDEDKYSRASGVERSYSYSESVSEPRLGFNPKLMRSSSSVSLRNSSRFGVESNGRLMFDTMSGGVGSGRRGGSGKCRGNHAHPVPKRLY